CAGAAATGTTTGGCCTTGGCTCAAACTCATCCTCGGACGTCTTCTTATCTTTTAGGCCCGCACCATTATCATAAATGGAGATGTTTGGCCTTGGCTCAAACTCTTCTTCGGGCGTCTTCTTACCTTTCAAACCTACACCATTATCGTACACAGAAATGTTTGGTCTTGGCTCAAACTCGTCCTCGGAAATATCCTTCTTACCTTTTAAACCTACACCATTATTGTACACAGAAATGTTTGGTCGTGGTTCAAACTCTCCGCTAGACGACGTTTTCTTACCTTTTAAATATGAATCGTTATCATAAATTGAAATATTTGGTCGTGGTTCAAAATCTTTGTCAGACGTCCTCTTATCTTTTAAAGTCATACCATTATCAGAAATAGATATATTTGGTCTCGGTTCAAACTCATCTTCCTTACCTTTTAGACCTGTACCGTTATCATAAGACGAGATATTGGGCCTTGGCTCAAATTCATCGCCGAATGACTTTCTATGGTTGGTTGTGTCTTCGTGCAAGTTGTGACAATGAGTTTTTTTGGTGGGGAGAGGGGGCACTGACACTGAAGTACCTCCTCTAACAAACGAGTCTCGCCAATACTCTCCTGGATTTGGCCTTGCATCTATGGTGATGGCAATCTGTTCAGCAACGTACACGTATATTATTAagataacaataatatatatatatataaatatatatatatatatatatatatatatatatatatatatatatatatatatatatatatatatattatgaggaTCCAGAGAGAACTAAGAATAGAAGAGAACTCAAACACTAAACTCAATCTGTGGTGCAGATTGACTCAATATGTGTGCAGATTGAGCTCAACATGTGAGTTCTATAGGTTCTATACCACTCTTAGAATTCTCTGGATCCCTTCACTATATCTATATATTAGAGTGATCCTAGTTGAAAAAAAAAGGGAATGAGGAGGAAATAACATAATATCATTCAtcacataatgatatatattagtTATTATTCATTATGATCACGTTGCTTTTCCCTATTCTCATTTTTCTGTTTTTCGTAGATcacgtcaatatatatatatatatatatatatatatatatatatatatatatatatatatatatatatattagctccTTGTTGAACAATATATGTTACTAATAAAACAATGCTTTTTACCATAATGAGTGAAATGATAGCAAGAAAAGTAAGTGAAAGCTCCATCTGATTGGATACAGGTGTTTTAGAACTCTTTTTTTGTTGGATGTATGCAATATGCAATGTAATGATAGTCTCTATTTATAATGCAATTGAGTTACGAGTATTATGTATATTgatattttaatacatatacatatattatattatattatattatattatattatattatattatatatattattaattattaataaaagaacaTAGTTATACATCATTCTTGGCAAAATTTACATTTACAATTAGACCATCTCTAACGCACCCGTGCTCGATCAAATGTGCACCTAACACGCCGTTAGCATGCGTCTAACGCATCGTGCTGGGAAGTGGGCTGGCGTGCTGGAACCAGGCACGGTGAAAGTTTGAGCGTGTTCGAGCTGTTTTGACGACATGGCCACATTTTATTGGTTCGTCAGTGGGAGGTTTGAACTCAAACGGATAATTTTTGCAACAGATATTTTTACTTTgtctatatatacacatacatatacattcaTATCTtcaaatatacatatacattcacATCTTCAACACATTCTCTAactttatacatattatcaaacacaATACTTTCATACCATGAATTCGAATAAAGTTTTCGTTGATGTGCATTATGGGGGTAGAGCTGAGTATGACTGGAAGTCATACGTTTACGGGGATAAAAAATCTTTTGAAGATGTCGACGTTTTTGACTTTGATTGGTCAAAGTTGAAAAAGTTTCTCGAAAAAGAAACACCATACGTATTTAAGGAAATTGTGTATTTCGACAAAGAGAAGCAACTGTTGATGTTTCGTTTACGGATGAGCAATGAGATGCGCAAAAAGAATGAGCCAAGACACAACCTTTTCGAATTGAGTTGTATCTTGTAAACATGGGTCAATCAAGTTATAATTGGGCGTCCTCCGATTCGAGTAGCCTTGAGTCAGGTTACATGAGTCAGGACTCGTTCAACGAAAAAAATTAAACACTGATTTATATACTCGTTTTTAGATTAATGTATTTTTCATCTTCAGgaattaaattttaattttaaataaagtaatttaggaattttatttatttattacatttataattacaaaataataatataactaattaaacaaaattaaAATCAATATCAAGAAAAATGAAAAGGAAATAAAAAATAACCTACCCCTACCCATCAACACGCCTCTCAACACGTCACCCATTATTTATCAATTTACCAGCACGCCATCAAACATTCCACCTCCATCCAGCAACACGCCAATACGTCCGTCAGAGTTCGAGATGGTCTTACCACGGGTAATAGCCCCATAATTACAAAATTTTGAAACATATACGCGTGTCAAAAACATTAAGATATGCTACATGTTTATTATTAATTCTTGATTACGGAGGATGTTGTTCAAGACTAAAAAGAAAGAAGTGTGGGACCAGTAAATGTCACTCTTGGTGACATGTTGTCACCATTTGTGAGCCAAGTGCTCCAAAAGTGAGATTTCATATCGAGACTTTTGAGTTGTTGTTGGTTGGATGTCACGAATGGTGACATGTATGTAAACCAAACGTGAGGTGCATGTCGGCCAGGAATATTCTGGATCTTCCTTGTCCCGTTCTAATTGTAGTCGGTTATACACTATAAATAGAACCCCAATGTAACTTGTACAC
The window above is part of the Rutidosis leptorrhynchoides isolate AG116_Rl617_1_P2 chromosome 1, CSIRO_AGI_Rlap_v1, whole genome shotgun sequence genome. Proteins encoded here:
- the LOC139886276 gene encoding uncharacterized protein isoform X1; this translates as MELSLTFLAIISLIMIAITIDARPNPGEYWRDSFVRGGTSVSVPPLPTKKTHCHNLHEDTTNHRKSFGDEFEPRPNISSYDNGTGLKGKEDEFEPRPNISISDNGMTLKDKRTSDKDFEPRPNISIYDNDSYLKGKKTSSSGEFEPRPNISVYNNGVGLKGKKDISEDEFEPRPNISVYDNGVGLKGKKTPEEEFEPRPNISIYDNGAGLKDKKTSEDEFEPRPNISVYDNGAGLKDKKTSEDEFEPRPNISVYDNGAGLKDKKTSEDEFEPRPNISVYDNGADLKDKKTSVDEFEPRPNISVYDNGADLKGKKTSEDEFEPRPNISVYDNGAAGSKYKKLKSDFEPRPNISVYDNESSLKGKKTLNSEFEHISAYEE